A single Halobaculum sp. MBLA0147 DNA region contains:
- a CDS encoding DEAD/DEAH box helicase, producing MTDHTPDDETPDAHDETRADGCEACTHTASRVPRTDGGTGGDTLELARETKRAYGHHLVAGGDSRTLKRLIDRYDGGDDGALSDRLESFVRTRGPYLQALDLPRRSDTPWETFADEARGSFAATEDGLHDDVIRTFTEAGFTELFDFQERTVSALLDDDHTLVTAGTGRGKTESWLVPSLQFVCEAKAGDHPAHPPQSTKCLLTYPTKALAQDQLKRLIEYLYEVNRTRSGDDLITVGIFDGDTPPGGPDAYEYLSTAFQFFDCPCEYCNSSLTVERTDDDGYVVTHDAPMAPEVTLDYVHLTREEIVTEQSDIVLTNPDTVNYRLFNVNETDEQAVFVEQPKYVVFDEIHEYDELFGSYTAILMRRYLRTRERLRDHPEDLTVIGASATVENRREVFQRIMPFTDADPTIVAERPREIDATLPEKLPSSATTAVPDEEELIEDVRRDEPTTALGVAVRKRLRHLTPDRLTDASDSDDIRRLLSETLYDDLLAPADGPGQELVAFLRGMYTELYGSPREPEMLVSSVASKFGVDEATADRAVDVFVTLGRLSGVLESRAHLFSWPIDGYYTCLRCAAVYDTPQSACQDCGHHFVTKLAYCNHCGEEAVESWFCPDCERLAPVNVTSREGQFRYFNDYQCPCGTEVTAVKALWRPVYECNGCGERQHRQTVETCPDCGDVAMVLRDDGETLTCTNPACETTRPATSDPECSACEAGSLEPLADDEVVYCTSCGQRHESGDGATCQREDCRGELTPKRYLGWACGDTECDAVYFGDPPSTCSCGKRRFVRTGLLDVTEVEYCETCDTDRLPGAGCDCDDPDLSTTVRGFEKYKLVDEQGRIRDATDFPGAVPCYHSRTSYRKDRRYESLLRGPGNTAVTTGQYLLRSVADMDDPESLRETKLLSFADSQRDMKQLRRDFQEPEEELFVTQLVVAELDGEGWRTLAELQSAVTARARSVEATLLERETATDELLSEFTQFRQSVESYLEDEVSARVLHGKFGERWRSRVNAVDDGLLDVRLSQNAEPSTADERAVLRAFESQATRSLGTVTDEVDVDGASRIVEELIEDGPLCRVDSDDGYVVELDPTAVEVTIVDEATPTRFDPATETFESTFERQLDDGLDTETVSFTASPFDRAAFDHPHTDLTAFRVAFSEPTLLLAEAYYGQTEAAERRSIEYQFREGRQPHFLSSGPAMEVGMDIGDLDALLLYGTPPNANSYLQRVGRAGRESGSSLVHSVSQRNPIDYYYYERPTELVSADPQPVPLNEANGEVLRVSLTWALLDFLAATRWVPWRRERSGVVDRVVCEDAVVSRSDPRPSEILRLSQLLQASNDAVQGVGDDAPLEVLREVVDANRDEARDWLRDIVGFSRCDRCGRKHADEYRGDCRRGDCDGTAVPVTDDHENVVEAAFEAFETQLVERYIDFEDDLLDELDQIDEELRSLRLSGDGRRRRRRRDGDDDDGDDEATAAERQDRLRARSSHLQGYLDQLEQMDYQSFLERHSTTPFSLRSVSDTVTYDLVGEGFESVRNLQTRDRQIALSELHPGSVYIEPGEGSFVVTEVVPDRVATADAKDDIRDDQICLDCGEVNELDAAACEACGGRLRRLTTIVPQRVTAHKADMTLGTLPNGEKLKPARIHDGDAAGLQSTYAPVDSDVTRFEPTASFDIVDDDGETVGQFDFGDVTILSTTETFRATYAGGGRDPLPNAMEMCGVEDCHGVVARDDDGAYCVRRPEHDTTDTHAVRLAASFDTKGVRVRFDDEAVEHTVAHGIRVGLQYVGGVDVRQIPESIQETGTFVYDAEAGGAGITTLLTRGDGDEYPKFNRAVELMGDNFECDCESGCPFCLYQYQCTTRNDPSSFDVATVRELLADGLTISPVSTRDPVVGGEADNPTDASEGRD from the coding sequence ATGACAGACCACACACCTGACGACGAGACGCCAGACGCACACGACGAGACGAGAGCCGACGGCTGTGAGGCTTGCACCCACACCGCCAGTCGAGTCCCGAGAACGGATGGCGGAACGGGCGGAGACACGCTGGAACTGGCCAGAGAGACGAAACGGGCGTACGGCCACCACCTCGTCGCCGGCGGCGACAGCCGAACGCTGAAGCGCCTGATTGACCGGTACGATGGTGGCGACGACGGGGCGTTGTCCGACAGACTGGAGTCGTTCGTCCGGACCCGCGGGCCGTATCTCCAGGCGTTGGATCTCCCGCGCCGGAGCGACACACCCTGGGAGACGTTCGCAGACGAGGCACGCGGGTCGTTTGCGGCGACGGAAGACGGACTCCACGATGACGTGATCCGGACGTTCACCGAGGCGGGGTTCACGGAACTGTTTGATTTCCAAGAGCGGACAGTGTCGGCACTGCTGGACGACGATCACACGCTCGTCACCGCCGGCACGGGTCGCGGGAAGACGGAAAGCTGGCTCGTCCCTTCTCTCCAGTTTGTCTGTGAGGCGAAGGCCGGCGATCACCCCGCACACCCGCCCCAGAGCACGAAGTGTCTGTTGACGTACCCGACGAAGGCGCTGGCACAAGACCAATTGAAGCGGCTGATCGAGTATTTGTACGAGGTCAACCGAACGCGATCCGGCGACGACTTGATTACTGTCGGGATCTTCGACGGTGACACGCCGCCTGGCGGACCGGACGCCTACGAGTACCTCTCGACGGCGTTCCAGTTCTTCGACTGCCCGTGTGAGTACTGTAACTCCTCGCTGACGGTCGAGCGAACGGACGATGACGGCTACGTCGTCACCCACGACGCGCCGATGGCACCGGAAGTGACACTCGACTACGTCCACCTGACCCGCGAGGAGATCGTCACGGAGCAGTCGGACATTGTCCTGACGAACCCAGACACGGTTAACTACCGGCTGTTCAACGTCAACGAGACGGACGAACAGGCAGTGTTCGTTGAGCAGCCGAAGTACGTCGTGTTCGACGAAATCCACGAGTACGACGAACTGTTCGGCAGCTACACGGCAATTCTGATGCGCCGGTACCTCCGGACACGGGAACGGCTCCGTGACCACCCAGAAGATCTCACGGTGATCGGCGCGAGCGCGACCGTCGAGAACCGCCGTGAGGTGTTCCAACGGATAATGCCGTTCACCGACGCAGACCCTACAATCGTCGCCGAGAGACCGAGAGAGATCGACGCCACCCTCCCAGAGAAACTCCCGTCGTCGGCGACTACTGCAGTCCCAGACGAGGAGGAGTTGATCGAGGACGTACGTCGGGACGAACCGACGACCGCACTCGGCGTCGCAGTTCGGAAACGACTGCGCCACCTCACACCGGACCGACTCACAGACGCGAGCGACAGCGACGATATCAGGCGCCTGCTGAGCGAGACGCTCTACGACGACCTGTTAGCACCCGCCGACGGTCCCGGACAGGAACTCGTCGCGTTTCTTCGGGGGATGTACACCGAACTGTACGGATCACCGCGAGAACCGGAGATGCTGGTGTCGTCCGTGGCGTCGAAGTTCGGCGTGGACGAGGCAACAGCCGATCGGGCTGTCGACGTGTTCGTCACACTCGGACGACTGTCGGGTGTTCTGGAGAGTCGAGCACACTTGTTCTCGTGGCCCATCGACGGGTACTACACCTGTCTCCGGTGTGCGGCCGTCTACGACACACCACAATCCGCCTGCCAAGACTGTGGTCACCACTTCGTCACGAAGCTCGCCTACTGTAATCACTGCGGCGAAGAGGCCGTCGAGTCGTGGTTCTGTCCAGACTGTGAGCGACTCGCCCCGGTGAACGTCACCTCCCGCGAGGGACAGTTCCGGTACTTCAACGACTACCAGTGCCCCTGTGGGACGGAAGTGACGGCAGTCAAGGCACTGTGGCGGCCGGTGTACGAGTGTAACGGCTGTGGCGAACGACAGCATCGTCAGACTGTCGAAACCTGTCCAGACTGCGGCGACGTAGCGATGGTGTTGCGTGACGACGGTGAGACGCTGACGTGTACTAACCCGGCGTGTGAAACGACCCGACCGGCGACGAGCGACCCGGAGTGTTCGGCATGCGAGGCGGGGAGTCTCGAACCCTTGGCAGACGACGAGGTCGTCTACTGCACGAGTTGCGGGCAACGACACGAGTCCGGTGACGGCGCGACGTGTCAGCGTGAGGACTGCCGGGGAGAACTCACTCCGAAACGGTATCTCGGGTGGGCCTGCGGTGACACCGAGTGTGACGCCGTCTACTTCGGTGATCCGCCGTCGACGTGTAGCTGTGGCAAACGACGGTTTGTTCGGACGGGACTGTTGGACGTGACCGAGGTGGAGTACTGCGAGACGTGTGACACCGACCGCCTCCCTGGTGCCGGCTGTGACTGTGACGACCCCGACCTGTCGACGACTGTTCGTGGATTCGAGAAGTACAAACTGGTCGACGAACAGGGCCGTATTCGGGACGCGACAGACTTCCCTGGAGCAGTCCCGTGCTACCACTCCAGAACCTCCTACCGAAAGGACCGCCGATACGAGAGCCTGTTGCGTGGCCCCGGCAACACCGCCGTGACGACTGGCCAGTATCTCCTTCGGTCGGTGGCCGATATGGACGACCCGGAGAGTCTTCGGGAGACGAAGCTCCTGTCGTTCGCCGACAGCCAGCGCGATATGAAGCAACTCCGTCGGGACTTCCAGGAGCCGGAGGAGGAGTTGTTCGTCACACAACTCGTCGTGGCCGAACTCGATGGTGAAGGGTGGCGGACGCTGGCTGAACTACAGTCGGCGGTGACAGCCCGTGCTCGGTCAGTCGAAGCGACGCTGCTCGAACGTGAGACAGCGACCGACGAACTGCTAAGTGAGTTCACCCAGTTCCGCCAATCCGTGGAGTCGTACCTCGAAGACGAGGTGTCGGCACGGGTGCTCCACGGAAAATTCGGCGAGCGGTGGCGTTCTCGGGTGAATGCTGTCGACGACGGTCTTCTAGACGTACGACTGTCGCAGAACGCCGAGCCATCGACAGCGGACGAACGGGCGGTGCTACGGGCGTTCGAGTCACAGGCAACGCGGTCGCTCGGCACGGTCACAGACGAAGTCGACGTCGACGGCGCGTCACGGATCGTCGAGGAACTGATCGAGGACGGACCACTGTGTCGGGTCGACAGCGACGACGGATACGTCGTCGAACTCGACCCAACAGCCGTCGAGGTGACGATCGTCGACGAGGCGACGCCGACACGGTTCGATCCCGCAACCGAGACGTTCGAGTCGACGTTCGAGCGGCAACTCGACGACGGGCTCGACACCGAGACAGTCTCGTTCACCGCGTCTCCCTTCGACCGCGCCGCGTTTGACCATCCGCACACGGATCTGACGGCGTTTCGCGTCGCCTTCTCGGAGCCGACGCTCCTACTAGCGGAGGCGTACTACGGTCAGACAGAGGCGGCAGAGCGTCGCAGCATCGAGTACCAGTTCCGTGAAGGTCGGCAGCCACACTTCTTGTCGTCTGGCCCGGCGATGGAGGTCGGGATGGACATCGGCGACCTGGATGCACTGTTGCTGTACGGAACACCCCCGAATGCCAACTCCTATCTCCAACGGGTCGGCCGTGCTGGGCGCGAGTCCGGGTCGTCGCTCGTCCACAGTGTCAGCCAACGCAACCCGATCGACTACTACTACTACGAGCGGCCGACAGAACTCGTCAGCGCGGACCCACAGCCGGTACCGTTGAACGAAGCGAACGGAGAGGTACTGCGCGTCTCGCTTACGTGGGCGCTCCTCGACTTCCTCGCGGCGACACGTTGGGTGCCTTGGCGTCGGGAACGCAGCGGCGTCGTCGACCGAGTCGTCTGTGAGGACGCTGTCGTATCTCGGTCGGATCCACGTCCCTCCGAGATCCTTCGGCTGAGCCAACTACTTCAGGCGAGTAACGACGCAGTTCAGGGAGTGGGCGACGACGCACCGTTAGAGGTGCTCCGGGAAGTCGTCGACGCGAATCGCGACGAGGCACGAGACTGGCTCCGCGACATTGTCGGGTTCAGTCGGTGCGACCGGTGCGGGCGGAAACACGCAGACGAGTATCGCGGTGACTGTCGGCGTGGTGACTGTGACGGGACGGCTGTTCCCGTCACCGACGACCACGAGAACGTGGTCGAAGCCGCGTTTGAGGCGTTCGAAACCCAACTCGTCGAGCGGTACATCGACTTCGAGGACGACCTTCTCGACGAACTAGACCAGATCGACGAGGAACTTCGCTCTCTGCGGCTTTCAGGAGATGGACGGCGCCGTCGCCGGAGACGAGACGGTGACGACGACGATGGCGACGACGAGGCGACGGCTGCAGAGCGTCAGGATCGCCTTCGAGCACGATCGAGCCACCTCCAAGGGTATCTCGATCAGTTGGAACAGATGGACTATCAGTCGTTCCTTGAGCGTCACAGCACGACTCCGTTCAGTCTCCGGTCCGTCTCCGACACGGTCACGTACGACCTCGTCGGTGAGGGGTTCGAGTCTGTCCGGAATCTTCAGACGAGGGATCGACAGATCGCGCTGTCTGAGCTCCACCCGGGTTCGGTGTACATCGAACCCGGTGAGGGGTCGTTCGTCGTCACGGAGGTCGTCCCAGATCGTGTTGCGACCGCCGACGCCAAAGATGACATCCGTGACGATCAGATCTGTCTCGACTGTGGCGAGGTGAACGAACTAGACGCCGCCGCTTGTGAGGCGTGCGGCGGCCGTCTCCGGCGACTAACGACGATCGTCCCACAGCGTGTGACAGCGCACAAAGCCGACATGACGCTCGGGACGCTCCCAAACGGGGAGAAATTGAAGCCGGCACGGATCCACGACGGTGACGCGGCGGGACTCCAGAGCACGTACGCGCCGGTCGACAGCGACGTGACGCGCTTCGAACCGACGGCGTCGTTCGACATCGTCGACGACGACGGAGAGACAGTCGGGCAGTTCGACTTCGGTGACGTGACGATCCTGTCGACGACCGAGACGTTCCGGGCGACGTACGCCGGGGGTGGCCGCGACCCGCTGCCGAACGCGATGGAGATGTGCGGTGTCGAGGACTGTCACGGCGTCGTCGCCCGCGACGACGACGGCGCGTACTGCGTCCGACGGCCAGAACACGACACGACGGATACGCACGCAGTCAGGCTCGCCGCTTCGTTCGACACGAAAGGCGTCAGAGTTCGGTTCGACGACGAGGCCGTCGAGCACACGGTTGCCCACGGGATTCGAGTCGGACTCCAGTACGTCGGCGGTGTCGATGTCAGGCAGATACCCGAGTCGATCCAGGAAACGGGGACGTTCGTCTACGATGCTGAAGCTGGCGGTGCCGGCATCACGACACTGCTTACCCGCGGTGACGGCGACGAGTACCCGAAATTCAATCGTGCAGTCGAACTGATGGGAGACAACTTCGAGTGTGACTGTGAGAGTGGGTGTCCGTTCTGTCTGTACCAGTACCAGTGTACCACCCGTAACGACCCGTCGTCGTTCGATGTGGCAACTGTCCGAGAACTGCTCGCCGACGGACTCACAATCTCCCCCGTCTCGACCCGCGACCCGGTGGTCGGAGGCGAGGCAGACAATCCCACGGACGCCTCGGAGGGGCGAGACTGA
- a CDS encoding DEAD/DEAH box helicase: MDEPAARASEAVAAYRSHLLGAAGTAARSVAARLDATEATDESFLGVRGPYLQALPPANWSDQPWSAFAREAGLSPLVRLAFENLGFRRLYDFQERTVEAVRRGDDTVVTAATGRGKTEAWLIPILDQIVQANRGNHPEMHPDDVKAVLLYPTKALAQDQLKRLLGYLYRINVDLPSDYRITVGIYDGDTPRNPSQRAEGYLNDTFEQFSCPGYDERQAKCQSCDRGVHAEATTGGYRLRPEKANCIDDVPLEFVRLTKREILTEGVDILLTNPDTINLKLLNTNASEEHDRFVYEPKFLVYDEVHTYDGLFGSYTATLTKRLRTLRERREGPSLQVIAASATVDNDVELFRKLSGSADVTHVDEQPRELDPPATTTAPSALTDERLTETDLLTAVREGESPLGLPTFNPTVPADADRDRLREVVGDALFEHLTTTDSPSESVVAIQSVHALLREDPATPEELRDRVAERFDTDEVATETLVANVRTLGEFSGLLERRSHLFTWPLDGFYACAGCDAVYRSPHDDCPACDEGFVTRARYCRRCDEEHLAAWTCPDCRQLTPYVPNEDGTPHGRDQAHCPHCGDGDETTELTGAAGPRLDRVTFQPIHVCTDCGASQRRGLVRECDCGTRLVRTDADTLVCRDPTCDRTETPGLQCRTCGSERLKFRRTDDDRLRPWVCGNDDCDRRLFQTTPPETCGCGWNGSFVQTGLVESFETTVCRMCGKRVVDGECACAPADAEHIQESAPEGRLAVVDDDGRRRDPGEFETASACRHTGLGYNADDRYDELVRSPNNLAVTTSQYLLRRVADEEGNQAAKLLAFADSHRDMKELDRDFSEPEAETVLDQALVAAAGETATGGDTLAGDDHAGSFEIGNPTQSSAYESDDSPVMESDFVDGAWQSLEATVDGAVSVIQALDDAFDPPARLNRVSFDLLPELLGRVHRRFDDPAAAVRERLRRRAVPHAYRPQLRERGGSLAEAGLLDVRLAPERRRDLSDAERAVVRDVVDAGDGCHIDQIDPPGHGERVTDVVTALADADVLVVRDEEYVGFDPSGLEVTVAGVDDGLAYDPDGDTFATTLERQFGLANDESVPLGVSLTERADPTEPLFTQRAYRLVASSPRVLISRVYHGLTDKRDRRALEYLFRDGSHPHFLSSGPTMELGVDIGELDALLLYGTPPNVNAYLQRVGRAGRESGSSLVHSVSQRNPIDFYYYDNPTELIESEPKPVPLSEHNESVLEVSLTWAVFDYVAAEFVIPWEVEYPGGYGKLSGGETVLRRRDDTDDEEYAKLTQLLSLPVSELDLDSRDRGVAALATVVDDHREELLSHLADVLGYRYCRRCARKYDRGDQAADDSDDFVETCRSDDCDGRIVDAPTEFADLRERVVDQFTELFVDEYDRYRSTLETELTELERETTSLRKQIRRATGDEATTLRRRRDAVKDRRQALRERLERIERLEYGEFLQESRTGKFAFDMRNVDGSVGVTLVTRDGDSYERTALGDGYGGRSERMALSELHPGAAYLEDGTTYVVTRARFDEFESSELRQHAEATDNERLATELVCPGCNSSHPVGTTACDCTSERPLKRRRLASLEAVEAHRDDLVTCPDGDPARAVYDSPDEEVQNTFAERTTDVLSFKPRQTFELVTDDGVVGQIAFGDYAVLAHTDNFRARYKSGAADADNTPFEVCGADTCDGIVYRDDDGHGHCTADADHDPRDVGSEFFRLGYSFETEGVRVSVDDPTTSHAFGHGLRVALQSLGGVGIREVTEVVDDDHTDVFDATPGGANVTRQLVTERENGFPNFRTATAMIADQFDCSCEAGCPRCLFQYGCATHNRPETLARDDAAGVARTARLRRVDDDSPQD; the protein is encoded by the coding sequence ATGGACGAGCCAGCAGCCCGCGCGAGTGAGGCGGTCGCGGCCTACCGGAGCCACCTGTTGGGTGCTGCCGGCACAGCGGCGCGCAGTGTCGCCGCACGACTGGACGCGACGGAGGCGACCGACGAGTCGTTCCTGGGAGTCCGGGGACCGTATCTCCAGGCGTTACCGCCGGCAAACTGGAGCGACCAGCCGTGGTCGGCGTTCGCCCGCGAGGCCGGACTGAGTCCGCTCGTCCGACTCGCCTTCGAGAATCTCGGGTTCCGCCGGCTGTACGACTTCCAAGAACGGACAGTCGAGGCCGTCCGGCGGGGCGACGACACGGTCGTCACTGCCGCGACCGGCCGCGGCAAGACGGAGGCGTGGCTGATCCCGATCTTGGACCAGATCGTCCAGGCCAACCGGGGGAACCATCCGGAGATGCACCCGGACGACGTGAAGGCCGTGTTGCTGTACCCGACGAAGGCGCTGGCACAGGATCAACTGAAGCGGCTGCTCGGCTACCTCTACCGGATCAACGTTGACCTCCCGAGCGACTACCGGATCACTGTCGGGATCTACGACGGCGACACGCCACGGAACCCGAGCCAGCGCGCAGAGGGGTACCTCAACGACACGTTCGAGCAGTTCTCCTGTCCCGGCTACGACGAACGGCAGGCGAAGTGTCAGTCGTGTGACCGTGGAGTCCACGCCGAGGCGACGACGGGTGGCTACCGCCTCCGACCAGAGAAGGCCAACTGCATCGACGACGTGCCGCTGGAGTTTGTCCGTCTCACCAAGCGTGAGATCCTGACCGAGGGAGTCGACATCCTGTTGACGAACCCGGACACGATCAACCTGAAACTCCTCAACACGAATGCAAGCGAGGAACACGACCGGTTCGTCTACGAGCCGAAGTTTCTCGTGTACGACGAGGTCCACACCTACGACGGGCTGTTTGGCAGCTACACCGCGACGCTGACCAAACGGCTCCGGACGCTCCGCGAGCGCCGTGAGGGGCCATCACTCCAGGTGATCGCGGCGAGCGCGACCGTCGACAACGACGTGGAGTTGTTCCGGAAACTCTCCGGGAGCGCGGACGTTACGCACGTAGACGAACAACCACGCGAACTCGACCCGCCGGCAACGACGACTGCACCGTCGGCGCTCACCGACGAGCGACTCACGGAGACGGACCTGTTGACTGCCGTTCGGGAGGGAGAATCACCGCTAGGACTGCCGACGTTCAACCCGACGGTGCCGGCGGATGCCGACCGGGACCGACTCCGTGAGGTGGTTGGTGACGCCCTGTTCGAGCACCTCACCACTACAGACTCACCCTCCGAGAGCGTCGTGGCGATCCAGTCGGTTCACGCCTTGCTGCGTGAGGACCCAGCGACACCCGAAGAACTCCGCGACCGTGTAGCGGAGAGGTTCGACACCGACGAAGTGGCGACCGAGACGCTGGTCGCCAACGTTCGGACGCTGGGTGAGTTCTCCGGTCTGTTGGAGCGGCGGAGCCACCTATTCACTTGGCCGTTGGACGGGTTCTACGCCTGCGCCGGTTGTGACGCCGTCTACCGATCGCCACACGACGACTGTCCGGCGTGTGACGAGGGGTTCGTCACCCGGGCGCGATACTGCCGGCGGTGCGACGAGGAACACCTCGCCGCTTGGACGTGTCCGGACTGTCGGCAACTTACCCCGTACGTTCCAAATGAGGACGGGACACCACACGGACGCGACCAGGCACACTGCCCCCACTGTGGTGACGGCGACGAGACGACGGAGCTGACAGGAGCGGCCGGCCCGCGACTCGACCGCGTCACTTTCCAGCCGATCCACGTCTGTACCGATTGTGGCGCGAGCCAGCGTCGTGGGCTCGTCAGGGAGTGTGATTGTGGAACACGACTCGTTCGAACGGACGCCGACACGCTCGTCTGTCGTGATCCGACGTGTGATCGGACGGAGACGCCGGGACTCCAGTGTCGCACCTGTGGGAGTGAGCGCCTCAAGTTCCGACGAACGGACGACGACCGACTCCGGCCGTGGGTGTGTGGCAACGACGATTGCGATAGACGGCTGTTCCAGACGACGCCCCCGGAGACATGTGGGTGTGGCTGGAACGGGTCGTTCGTCCAGACGGGTCTCGTTGAGTCGTTCGAAACGACAGTCTGTCGGATGTGTGGCAAGCGGGTCGTCGACGGCGAATGTGCGTGTGCGCCAGCCGACGCCGAGCACATCCAAGAGTCAGCCCCAGAAGGGCGGCTCGCCGTCGTGGACGACGACGGCCGGCGCCGCGACCCAGGCGAATTCGAGACGGCCAGCGCCTGTCGTCACACCGGACTCGGCTACAACGCGGACGACCGCTACGACGAACTCGTCCGGTCGCCGAACAACCTCGCAGTGACGACAAGTCAGTACCTCCTCCGACGGGTCGCCGACGAGGAGGGGAACCAGGCGGCGAAACTGCTGGCGTTCGCCGACTCCCACCGCGACATGAAAGAGTTGGACCGGGATTTCTCCGAACCGGAGGCGGAGACGGTGTTAGACCAGGCGCTGGTCGCGGCCGCAGGCGAGACGGCGACAGGCGGCGACACCCTGGCGGGCGACGACCACGCTGGCAGTTTCGAGATTGGTAATCCGACGCAGTCGAGCGCCTACGAATCCGACGACAGTCCAGTGATGGAAAGTGACTTTGTCGACGGCGCTTGGCAGTCGTTGGAGGCCACGGTCGACGGCGCAGTGTCAGTGATCCAGGCGTTGGACGACGCGTTCGATCCGCCAGCACGTCTCAACCGCGTGTCGTTCGATCTCCTACCGGAACTCCTCGGGCGCGTCCATCGCCGGTTCGACGATCCGGCGGCAGCCGTCCGTGAGCGGCTCCGCCGCCGAGCGGTACCACACGCTTACCGGCCACAACTCCGAGAACGGGGCGGATCGTTGGCAGAGGCCGGCTTGTTGGATGTGCGCCTTGCGCCGGAGCGTCGCCGAGACCTATCGGACGCAGAGCGTGCGGTGGTACGTGATGTCGTCGACGCCGGCGACGGCTGTCACATCGACCAGATTGACCCGCCGGGTCACGGCGAGCGTGTCACGGACGTAGTGACTGCGCTGGCGGACGCCGATGTTCTCGTCGTCCGTGACGAGGAGTATGTCGGATTTGACCCGTCAGGGTTGGAAGTTACGGTCGCCGGCGTGGACGACGGACTAGCGTACGACCCGGACGGTGACACCTTCGCTACGACGCTCGAACGGCAGTTCGGGCTGGCGAACGACGAGAGCGTCCCGTTGGGGGTTTCACTGACGGAGCGAGCGGACCCAACGGAGCCGTTGTTCACACAGCGGGCCTACCGGCTCGTCGCCTCTTCGCCGCGCGTTCTCATCAGCCGTGTTTATCACGGACTGACGGACAAACGTGACCGACGGGCACTGGAATACCTGTTCCGTGACGGTAGCCACCCGCACTTCCTGTCGTCTGGGCCGACGATGGAACTTGGTGTCGACATCGGTGAACTTGACGCGCTGTTGTTGTACGGGACTCCCCCGAACGTGAACGCCTACCTCCAACGGGTCGGACGTGCCGGGCGTGAGTCCGGCTCGTCGCTCGTCCACAGTGTCAGCCAGCGCAATCCTATCGACTTCTACTACTACGACAACCCGACGGAGTTGATCGAGAGCGAACCGAAGCCAGTGCCGCTGAGTGAGCACAACGAGTCCGTTCTGGAGGTGTCACTCACTTGGGCAGTGTTCGACTACGTCGCCGCCGAGTTCGTGATCCCGTGGGAGGTGGAGTATCCCGGCGGTTACGGGAAACTCTCTGGCGGTGAAACGGTGCTTCGACGGCGCGATGACACTGATGACGAGGAGTACGCCAAACTGACACAGTTGCTTTCCCTGCCGGTGTCGGAACTCGACCTCGACAGCCGGGACCGCGGCGTGGCCGCGCTGGCGACCGTCGTGGACGACCACCGCGAGGAACTTCTGTCGCACCTCGCGGACGTGTTGGGATACCGCTACTGCCGACGGTGTGCTCGAAAGTACGACCGTGGCGACCAAGCGGCTGACGACAGCGACGACTTCGTCGAGACGTGTCGCAGCGACGATTGTGACGGTCGTATTGTCGACGCCCCCACGGAGTTCGCTGACCTACGCGAGCGTGTCGTCGATCAGTTCACCGAACTGTTCGTCGACGAGTACGACCGTTACCGCTCGACTCTGGAGACGGAACTCACCGAACTGGAGCGAGAGACGACTTCGCTCCGAAAACAGATACGACGAGCGACGGGTGACGAGGCGACGACCCTCCGACGACGACGCGACGCGGTTAAAGACCGCCGACAGGCCTTGCGAGAGCGACTCGAACGGATCGAGAGGCTGGAGTACGGTGAGTTCCTCCAGGAATCTCGAACCGGGAAGTTCGCCTTCGACATGCGGAACGTCGACGGAAGCGTCGGCGTCACGCTCGTCACGCGTGATGGTGACAGTTACGAGCGGACGGCTCTGGGAGACGGCTACGGCGGCCGCTCAGAGCGTATGGCACTGTCGGAACTTCACCCTGGTGCCGCCTACCTGGAAGACGGAACAACATACGTCGTTACTCGCGCTAGGTTCGACGAGTTCGAGTCCTCCGAACTCAGGCAGCACGCCGAGGCGACCGACAACGAACGACTGGCGACGGAACTCGTCTGTCCGGGGTGTAACAGCAGCCACCCGGTCGGGACGACGGCATGCGACTGTACGAGCGAGCGGCCCCTAAAGCGCCGGCGCCTCGCCTCGTTGGAGGCAGTCGAGGCCCACCGCGACGATCTCGTGACGTGTCCAGACGGTGACCCGGCGCGGGCCGTCTACGACAGCCCCGATGAGGAAGTGCAGAACACGTTCGCCGAGCGAACCACGGACGTGTTGTCGTTCAAGCCCAGGCAGACGTTCGAGTTGGTGACGGACGACGGCGTCGTCGGCCAGATCGCGTTCGGCGACTACGCCGTGCTCGCGCACACGGACAACTTCCGAGCCCGCTACAAGTCCGGAGCGGCAGACGCAGACAACACTCCCTTCGAGGTGTGCGGTGCCGACACCTGTGACGGGATCGTCTACCGCGACGACGATGGACACGGACACTGTACGGCCGACGCCGACCACGACCCCCGAGACGTTGGTTCGGAGTTCTTCCGATTAGGGTACAGTTTCGAGACTGAAGGGGTACGGGTGAGTGTCGACGATCCGACTACGAGTCACGCCTTCGGTCACGGGCTCCGCGTCGCGCTCCAGTCGCTCGGTGGCGTCGGCATCCGCGAGGTGACGGAGGTTGTCGACGACGACCACACGGACGTGTTTGACGCGACGCCCGGCGGTGCGAACGTGACCCGCCAACTCGTCACAGAGCGTGAGAACGGCTTCCCGAACTTCCGAACCGCGACGGCGATGATCGCTGACCAGTTCGACTGCTCGTGTGAGGCGGGGTGTCCCCGGTGTCTGTTCCAGTACGGTTGTGCCACCCACAACCGACCGGAGACACTCGCTCGTGACGATGCCGCCGGCGTCGCCCGAACAGCACGACTCCGACGTGTTGACGACGACTCGCCACAGGACTGA